One Rhizobium sp. NRK18 genomic window carries:
- a CDS encoding GNAT family N-acetyltransferase has translation MAAVLGAVHANFAPAFVLDVENQGDVAARERLLDQAMGRNRRRKSSEKLRRGRLPSEGLAFVARDDSGRVIGTVRLWDIEAGIDTCGRPVKALLLGPLAVDPAHEGKGIGGALMRHAIMEAKMRGHGAILLVGDAAYYERFGFFADKTQHLVMPGPFERARFLSLELVEGWLDGAAGMLTAAGRKLPLQALRKAA, from the coding sequence ATGGCCGCTGTTCTTGGTGCCGTGCACGCAAATTTTGCGCCGGCGTTCGTACTTGACGTTGAAAATCAGGGCGATGTTGCCGCCCGTGAGCGCCTGCTCGACCAGGCCATGGGCAGGAACCGCCGCCGCAAGTCTTCGGAGAAGCTGCGCCGTGGCCGGCTTCCGTCGGAAGGCCTGGCATTCGTCGCCCGCGACGATTCCGGTCGGGTCATCGGCACGGTGCGCCTTTGGGACATCGAGGCCGGCATCGATACGTGCGGCAGGCCGGTGAAGGCGCTCCTGCTCGGGCCGCTTGCCGTCGATCCGGCGCATGAGGGCAAGGGCATCGGCGGCGCGCTGATGCGTCATGCGATCATGGAAGCGAAGATGCGCGGCCATGGTGCGATCCTGCTCGTCGGCGATGCCGCCTACTACGAACGCTTCGGCTTCTTCGCGGACAAGACCCAGCACCTGGTCATGCCGGGTCCGTTCGAGCGTGCGCGCTTCCTTTCGCTGGAGCTTGTCGAAGGCTGGCTTGACGGTGCAGCCGGCATGCTGACGGCCGCAGGCCGCAAGCTTCCGCTCCAGGCGCTGCGCAAGGCCGCTTGA
- a CDS encoding OmpW family protein: MGIRWTAWTFALAATTTFIAAAPAAMAADLAPATPAAEAPAAQLTPWQVRIRGLGVVPNDDGKVDGVSGSDLSYSNTVIPELDISYYFTDNIAAELILGTTYSNIYGDGSIDGLGRIGKTWILPPTLTLQYHFTNFGDFKPYLGAGVNYTMFYNQDGHGSVTDLKVKDTFGVALQAGFDYMLDDHWGVNFDVKKIFLNADYDAKLGGTPISGKAKLDPWLIGAGVTYRF, translated from the coding sequence ATGGGCATTCGCTGGACGGCTTGGACTTTCGCACTGGCTGCAACAACAACTTTCATCGCCGCGGCGCCGGCGGCCATGGCGGCCGATCTGGCGCCTGCAACTCCCGCGGCAGAAGCGCCGGCGGCTCAGCTCACCCCATGGCAGGTCCGCATCCGCGGTCTCGGCGTCGTGCCGAATGACGACGGTAAAGTGGATGGCGTGTCGGGGTCGGACCTGTCCTACAGCAACACGGTCATTCCGGAACTCGACATCAGCTACTACTTTACCGACAACATTGCCGCCGAACTGATCCTTGGTACGACCTACTCCAATATCTATGGCGACGGATCGATCGACGGTCTCGGACGCATCGGCAAGACCTGGATCCTGCCGCCGACGCTGACGCTGCAGTACCACTTCACCAATTTCGGCGACTTCAAGCCGTATCTGGGTGCCGGTGTGAACTACACCATGTTCTACAATCAGGACGGCCATGGTTCGGTTACGGACCTCAAGGTGAAGGACACCTTCGGCGTCGCCCTGCAGGCCGGCTTCGACTACATGCTCGACGATCACTGGGGCGTGAACTTCGACGTCAAGAAGATCTTCCTCAATGCCGACTACGACGCAAAGCTCGGCGGGACACCGATCAGCGGCAAGGCCAAGCTCGATCCGTGGCTGATCGGTGCCGGCGTGACCTACCGCTTCTAG
- a CDS encoding glyoxalase superfamily protein: MSGLSMPLPALHALKDQAKRLRASLEGEGASISHSKALELIAKQYGLRDWNTLAAIAGNRPPLNPYMLGSRVSGHYLGQAFSGEIIGVQAVSAQPGRYRITLDFDEPVDVVTFDSFSAFRKRVSCTIGEDGCTVEKTSNGRPHLELAW; the protein is encoded by the coding sequence ATGAGCGGACTATCCATGCCGCTGCCCGCCCTTCACGCATTGAAGGACCAGGCCAAGCGCCTGCGTGCTTCCCTGGAAGGCGAGGGAGCATCCATAAGTCATTCGAAAGCCCTGGAACTGATCGCGAAGCAATATGGCCTTCGCGACTGGAACACGCTTGCGGCGATTGCCGGCAACCGGCCGCCGCTCAACCCCTACATGCTGGGCTCGCGGGTCTCCGGCCATTATCTCGGCCAGGCGTTCTCCGGTGAAATCATCGGCGTGCAGGCGGTCTCGGCGCAGCCGGGGCGTTACCGCATCACGCTTGATTTCGACGAGCCGGTGGACGTCGTCACCTTCGACAGTTTTTCGGCCTTCCGCAAGCGAGTCTCGTGCACGATCGGCGAAGACGGCTGCACGGTGGAGAAAACCTCCAACGGAAGGCCTCATCTTGAACTGGCCTGGTGA
- a CDS encoding SH3 domain-containing protein: protein MTNFSKASGAALAITLSLFAGSALAASGIATGNVNVRTGPGTSFSKVDQLYDGEHVEIKECASGWCFVEHTGTDGWVSSNFLAVGGNNGPADDEEDAGGNGPGNPLDDCGIQIGPGGVQMGCGAGAPSNQPPPPQPQPPKPQPPKPPIPPKLPPKLTLSQVCFYSKVNYQGPHFCVSPGKSNAKLQGFWNDRISSIKLIGSAKVMVCKDWYMSGTCTAITQNRPTLLLMNNKISSFKAF, encoded by the coding sequence ATGACCAACTTCAGCAAGGCTTCGGGCGCTGCCCTGGCAATCACCCTATCCCTATTCGCCGGCAGCGCGCTGGCGGCATCCGGCATCGCCACCGGCAACGTCAACGTTCGCACCGGACCCGGCACGAGCTTTTCCAAGGTCGACCAGCTCTATGACGGCGAGCACGTCGAGATAAAGGAATGCGCATCCGGCTGGTGCTTCGTCGAGCACACCGGCACCGACGGCTGGGTCAGCAGCAATTTCCTGGCCGTCGGCGGCAATAACGGCCCCGCAGACGACGAGGAAGACGCCGGCGGCAACGGCCCGGGCAACCCGCTCGACGATTGCGGCATCCAGATCGGCCCCGGCGGCGTGCAGATGGGGTGCGGCGCCGGCGCACCGTCCAACCAGCCCCCGCCTCCGCAGCCGCAGCCGCCCAAGCCACAACCGCCGAAGCCCCCGATCCCGCCGAAACTGCCGCCCAAGCTGACGCTCAGCCAGGTGTGCTTCTACAGCAAGGTGAACTATCAGGGCCCGCACTTCTGCGTTTCGCCGGGCAAGTCCAACGCCAAGCTTCAGGGCTTCTGGAACGATCGGATTTCCTCGATCAAGCTCATTGGCTCGGCCAAGGTCATGGTCTGCAAGGACTGGTACATGAGCGGCACCTGCACCGCCATCACCCAAAACCGGCCGACGCTGCTTCTGATGAACAACAAGATCTCGTCCTTCAAGGCTTTCTGA
- a CDS encoding methyl-accepting chemotaxis protein: protein MKLLSRFGLVKTVTILSTVVTLAALAATFVVTWQVISTNVRTNAIDGQNRSLRIAAEIVSRDVDGTKVTYDKNGNVDKIVMDKVPTDVKDHAMIDSVGRISGETATIFAWDDASKDFWRQTTNIVKPDGNRAVGTQLGQKGAVYPVVTKGQTYRGEAVILGKPYYTIYQPIFSPAGQVTGILYAGVDAQEINAVASEIGVKVGIAAIVATLVAACLIALAMRAALGGLPKLTDVARRMTDGELAVEVPNLTLGNEIGDLSRAIDIFRRNELEGRELRKQSETIRETAEQERAATESEKSRDADLIRHSVDRLAEGLTRLSQGDLTVSIDGSFHGDMERVRTDFNASVRKLNETLTAVSTNARSIDDSAMEMRSASDNLSKRTEQQAASLEETSAALDEITSTVGNASARAREAAQMVDAAKKSSEASAQVVADAIAAMGRIEGASGEISSIINVIDEIAFQTNLLALNAGVEAARAGEAGKGFAVVAQEVRELAQRSANAAKDIKGLIEKSGQEVQSGVTLVRNTGEALEAIASQVARINESIGAIATSASEQSTGLNEVNSAVGQMDQMTQQNAAMVEETAALTHRLASDAQALAGLIEQFKLSQSTAAQRSRAA, encoded by the coding sequence ATGAAACTTCTGTCGCGTTTTGGCTTGGTCAAGACGGTCACCATCTTGAGCACCGTTGTGACGCTCGCGGCCCTTGCCGCCACCTTCGTCGTGACCTGGCAGGTCATTTCCACCAACGTCCGCACCAATGCGATCGACGGCCAGAACCGCAGTCTGCGCATCGCCGCCGAAATCGTCAGCCGCGATGTTGACGGCACGAAGGTGACCTATGACAAGAACGGCAATGTCGACAAGATCGTCATGGACAAGGTTCCGACCGACGTGAAGGATCACGCAATGATCGACAGCGTCGGCCGCATTTCCGGCGAGACGGCGACGATCTTTGCGTGGGATGACGCTTCCAAGGATTTCTGGCGTCAGACGACCAACATCGTCAAGCCGGACGGCAATCGTGCGGTCGGCACCCAGCTCGGACAGAAGGGCGCCGTCTATCCGGTCGTCACCAAGGGCCAGACCTATCGCGGCGAGGCCGTCATTCTCGGCAAGCCCTATTACACCATCTACCAGCCGATCTTCTCTCCGGCAGGACAGGTGACCGGCATTCTCTATGCCGGCGTTGACGCCCAGGAAATCAATGCGGTGGCCAGCGAGATCGGCGTCAAGGTCGGTATCGCAGCAATCGTCGCCACTCTCGTTGCAGCCTGTCTGATTGCACTGGCGATGCGCGCAGCACTTGGCGGACTGCCGAAGCTGACCGACGTCGCACGCCGCATGACGGACGGCGAACTTGCCGTCGAGGTGCCCAACCTGACGCTCGGCAACGAGATCGGCGACCTGTCGCGCGCGATCGACATCTTCCGCCGCAACGAGCTCGAAGGGCGCGAACTGCGCAAGCAGTCCGAAACGATCCGCGAGACCGCCGAGCAGGAGCGCGCCGCGACCGAAAGCGAAAAGTCCCGCGACGCCGATCTCATTCGCCATTCGGTCGACCGCCTGGCCGAAGGCCTGACCCGCCTGTCGCAGGGCGATCTGACCGTCAGTATCGATGGCAGCTTCCACGGCGACATGGAACGCGTCCGCACCGATTTCAACGCCTCGGTCCGCAAGCTCAACGAGACCCTGACAGCAGTCAGCACCAACGCCCGGTCGATCGACGACAGCGCGATGGAAATGCGCTCGGCATCCGACAATCTCTCGAAGCGGACCGAACAGCAGGCCGCCTCGCTGGAGGAGACCTCCGCAGCGCTCGACGAGATCACGTCGACCGTCGGCAATGCATCGGCCCGCGCCCGCGAAGCCGCGCAGATGGTCGATGCAGCGAAGAAGAGCTCCGAAGCCTCCGCCCAGGTCGTTGCCGACGCGATTGCCGCCATGGGCCGCATCGAGGGCGCATCCGGCGAGATCTCGTCGATCATCAACGTCATCGACGAAATCGCCTTCCAGACGAACCTCCTCGCCCTCAATGCCGGCGTCGAAGCCGCCCGCGCCGGGGAAGCCGGCAAGGGTTTTGCCGTCGTCGCGCAGGAAGTTCGCGAACTGGCGCAACGCTCGGCGAATGCCGCCAAGGACATCAAGGGCCTCATTGAAAAGTCGGGCCAGGAAGTCCAGAGCGGGGTAACGCTGGTGCGCAATACCGGTGAAGCGCTGGAGGCGATCGCCTCGCAGGTCGCCCGCATCAACGAGTCGATCGGCGCCATCGCGACGAGCGCCAGCGAGCAGTCGACGGGCCTGAACGAGGTCAATTCGGCCGTCGGCCAGATGGACCAGATGACCCAGCAGAACGCCGCGATGGTGGAAGAGACGGCCGCACTCACACACCGCCTCGCCTCCGACGCACAGGCACTGGCCGGCCTCATCGAACAGTTCAAGCTGAGCCAGTCGACGGCAGCGCAGAGAAGTCGCGCGGCATAG
- a CDS encoding DUF2267 domain-containing protein has product MPMPQEYFQASRDFERYMADLKSISLLATHHQCYAMTRAVLHVFRSHLPVVDALVFADVLPPVLRAIFVEDWDASQPVTPFSDRETLTREVRTVRANHNISPESAIADVAAAVRKNIDPQDWQIALDRLAADARSFWEI; this is encoded by the coding sequence ATGCCGATGCCGCAGGAGTACTTTCAGGCCTCACGCGACTTCGAGCGCTACATGGCCGACTTGAAATCAATATCGCTGCTGGCCACGCATCACCAATGTTACGCAATGACGCGGGCGGTGCTGCATGTGTTCCGCTCGCATCTTCCGGTCGTCGACGCTCTAGTATTCGCCGATGTTCTCCCACCGGTCCTCAGAGCGATTTTCGTCGAGGATTGGGATGCCTCCCAGCCTGTGACACCCTTTTCCGACAGAGAAACACTCACCCGAGAAGTCCGCACGGTCCGCGCGAACCACAACATTTCACCCGAGAGCGCCATCGCGGATGTAGCAGCCGCAGTCCGCAAGAACATCGATCCGCAGGATTGGCAGATAGCGCTAGACAGACTGGCAGCGGATGCGCGCAGCTTCTGGGAAATTTAA
- a CDS encoding WD40 repeat domain-containing protein, which translates to MPTVAPLDIEGYVVSAAFLNDVPFFAAASGHIHRLDGGDKVTEAHQGLLSCVKDPYSETLITGGEDGKVNRIGADGTVSLVAEAPRKWISVVAGGPQGAVAYAHGRSALVRLADGSEKEFAEQRTVEGIAFASKGLRIGVARYNGVTLHWVGTAGQPVDLEWKGAHTGITFSPDGRFVVTTMQENALHGWKLDGKPGDARHMRMTGYPAKVKSLSWSPKGKWLASSGAPAAIVWPFAGKDGPMGKAPLELGTRADIMVTSVAFHPTDEVLAIGFIDGMILAVRLADNKEALLRRPGKGAITAMAWNRTGKQLAFASEAGDCGVVDISG; encoded by the coding sequence ATGCCGACGGTCGCGCCGCTCGACATCGAAGGTTATGTCGTCTCTGCCGCTTTCCTGAATGATGTACCCTTTTTCGCCGCCGCGTCCGGCCATATCCATCGGCTGGATGGCGGCGACAAGGTCACGGAGGCGCATCAGGGCCTGCTCTCCTGCGTCAAGGATCCCTATTCCGAAACGCTGATCACCGGCGGCGAGGACGGCAAGGTCAACCGCATCGGCGCCGATGGCACCGTCTCGCTCGTCGCCGAAGCGCCGCGCAAGTGGATCTCGGTCGTCGCAGGCGGCCCGCAGGGCGCCGTCGCCTATGCGCATGGCCGCTCGGCACTGGTCAGACTTGCCGACGGTTCGGAAAAGGAATTCGCCGAACAGCGCACCGTCGAGGGCATAGCCTTCGCCTCGAAGGGCCTGAGGATCGGCGTGGCCCGCTACAATGGCGTGACGCTGCACTGGGTCGGCACGGCCGGCCAACCTGTCGACCTGGAATGGAAGGGCGCCCATACAGGCATCACCTTCTCTCCGGACGGCCGCTTCGTCGTCACCACCATGCAGGAAAACGCGCTGCATGGCTGGAAGCTCGACGGCAAGCCCGGCGACGCGCGGCACATGCGCATGACCGGCTACCCGGCCAAGGTCAAGTCGCTGTCCTGGTCGCCGAAGGGCAAATGGCTCGCTTCATCCGGTGCGCCCGCCGCCATCGTCTGGCCGTTTGCCGGCAAAGACGGACCAATGGGCAAGGCGCCGCTGGAACTCGGCACGCGGGCCGACATCATGGTCACTTCGGTTGCCTTCCACCCCACCGACGAAGTGCTCGCCATCGGCTTTATCGACGGGATGATCCTGGCCGTCCGCCTTGCCGACAACAAGGAGGCGCTGCTGCGCCGGCCGGGCAAGGGCGCCATCACCGCCATGGCCTGGAACCGCACCGGCAAGCAGCTTGCCTTTGCGTCGGAGGCCGGAGACTGCGGCGTCGTCGACATTTCGGGCTGA
- a CDS encoding CobW family GTP-binding protein, whose translation MSDTAQSPIPVTVLTGYLGAGKTTLLNRILSESHGKKYAVIVNEFGEIGIDNDLIVESDEEIYEMNNGCVCCTVRGDLIRVVEGLMRRPGRFDGIIVETTGLADPVPVAQTFFMDEDVRAKTELDAVVALVDAKHLLLRLKDSREAEDQIAFADVVLVNKTDLVSHEELHQVEDVVRAINPSARIYNTTRSGVDLAKVLNQGAFNLERALENDPHFLDHEDEDHVCGPDCDHDHHHHHHHGHDHDHHHHDHDHGHHHHSHGPSPIHDVTVTSLSFRAGEMNPERFFPWIQKVTQTFGPQILRLKGIIAFKGDDHRYVVQGVHMIIEGDHQRPWKENEKRETRLVFIGRDLDREKLEASFRACEAAA comes from the coding sequence ATGTCCGATACCGCCCAAAGCCCCATCCCCGTAACCGTTCTGACCGGTTACCTCGGCGCCGGAAAGACGACGCTCCTGAACCGCATCCTGTCGGAAAGCCACGGCAAGAAATATGCCGTCATCGTCAACGAGTTCGGCGAGATCGGCATCGACAACGACCTGATCGTCGAATCCGACGAGGAAATCTACGAGATGAACAATGGCTGCGTCTGCTGCACCGTGCGCGGCGACCTCATTCGTGTCGTCGAGGGGCTGATGCGCCGGCCGGGCCGCTTCGACGGCATCATCGTCGAGACGACCGGTCTTGCCGATCCGGTTCCGGTGGCTCAGACCTTCTTCATGGATGAGGACGTGCGCGCCAAGACCGAGCTCGACGCCGTCGTCGCCCTGGTCGATGCCAAGCATCTGCTCCTGCGCCTGAAGGACAGCCGCGAAGCCGAAGACCAGATCGCCTTCGCCGACGTCGTTCTCGTCAACAAGACGGACCTCGTCTCGCATGAGGAACTGCATCAGGTCGAAGACGTCGTGCGCGCCATCAATCCGTCGGCTCGCATCTACAACACCACCCGCTCGGGCGTCGATCTCGCCAAGGTTCTCAATCAGGGTGCCTTCAATCTCGAGCGGGCGCTCGAAAACGATCCGCATTTCCTCGATCACGAAGACGAGGATCATGTCTGCGGTCCTGACTGCGACCATGATCACCACCACCATCATCATCATGGCCACGACCACGATCATCACCACCATGATCATGACCATGGGCACCATCATCATAGCCATGGCCCCTCGCCCATTCATGACGTGACGGTCACGTCGCTGTCCTTCCGTGCCGGCGAGATGAACCCGGAGCGCTTCTTCCCGTGGATCCAGAAGGTGACCCAGACCTTCGGGCCGCAGATCTTGCGCTTGAAGGGCATCATCGCCTTCAAGGGCGATGACCATCGCTATGTCGTCCAGGGCGTCCACATGATCATCGAAGGCGACCACCAGCGCCCGTGGAAGGAAAACGAGAAGCGGGAAACGCGCCTCGTCTTCATCGGCCGTGATCTCGACCGTGAAAAGCTGGAAGCCAGCTTCCGCGCCTGTGAGGCAGCCGCCTGA
- a CDS encoding GNAT family N-acetyltransferase, translating into MAPDYIIRPGLLEETFVYQEIERRAAQRFRAIGMAEIADGRPTDASDLVERIRDGRLFVAASGLPVGFAMYRQVDTAAYIEELDVLPDHAGQGIGAALIGRVAEAAVEAGLSSLFLSTFRDVPWNAPYYERIGFRVLEEEAFSPAMRAIRSEHIAKGLDESRRVFMRRRLGKV; encoded by the coding sequence GTGGCACCAGACTACATCATCAGACCGGGCCTGCTGGAAGAAACCTTTGTCTATCAGGAGATCGAGCGGCGCGCTGCACAGCGCTTCCGCGCCATAGGCATGGCTGAAATTGCCGACGGCAGACCGACCGATGCATCCGACCTTGTGGAACGTATCCGCGATGGCAGGCTATTTGTCGCAGCCTCGGGGCTGCCGGTCGGATTCGCCATGTACAGGCAGGTCGACACGGCCGCCTATATCGAGGAGCTGGATGTGTTGCCTGATCATGCGGGGCAAGGCATCGGGGCCGCATTGATCGGCCGGGTCGCGGAAGCAGCAGTCGAGGCGGGGCTTTCCAGCCTCTTCCTGTCGACGTTTCGCGATGTGCCGTGGAATGCGCCTTATTACGAGCGGATCGGCTTTCGGGTGCTGGAGGAAGAGGCGTTCTCCCCGGCGATGCGCGCGATCCGGAGCGAGCACATCGCGAAGGGTCTGGATGAAAGCCGCCGGGTCTTCATGCGTCGGCGACTAGGCAAGGTCTGA